The Candidatus Goldiibacteriota bacterium HGW-Goldbacteria-1 genome includes a region encoding these proteins:
- a CDS encoding dTDP-4-dehydrorhamnose 3,5-epimerase, producing MIDGVKIKQLKVMCDERGRLAEMMRHDDEMFIKFGQVYMTTVMPGVTKAWHYHKKQFDSFVCVRGMIKLVLYDSREGSKTKGEINEFFIGEHNMQMVQIPNNVYHGFKGASEYEAIIINTPTETYNPKEPDEFRLPAHGSEIPYDWSRKDR from the coding sequence ATGATAGACGGAGTGAAGATAAAACAGCTTAAAGTAATGTGTGATGAACGCGGGCGCCTTGCCGAAATGATGCGTCATGACGATGAAATGTTTATTAAATTCGGGCAGGTATATATGACCACCGTAATGCCGGGCGTTACCAAAGCGTGGCATTATCATAAAAAACAGTTTGACAGTTTTGTATGCGTGCGCGGCATGATAAAGCTTGTGCTTTATGATTCACGCGAAGGTTCAAAGACAAAGGGCGAAATAAATGAATTTTTCATAGGCGAACACAATATGCAGATGGTGCAGATTCCAAATAATGTTTATCACGGTTTTAAGGGCGCCTCTGAATATGAAGCAATTATAATCAACACCCCCACGGAAACGTACAACCCCAAAGAGCCGGATGAATTCAGGCTGCCCGCGCACGGAAGCGAAATACCGTACGACTGGAGCAGGAAGGACAGATAA
- a CDS encoding spore coat protein, translating into MKGIILAGGLGTRLHPLTRITNKHLLPVYDKPMIYYPIQMLVNAGIEDIMVVTGGSNSGDFLRLLGNGKEFGLKRLHYGYQDGEGGIADALRTAQEFVGNDKMVVVLGDNIIEKNIKKAAADFKKQKKGAKIILKEVDNPKEYGVAEVVNGKVKRIIEKPKDPVSNLAVIGIYFYPPEVFNIIGKLKPSKRGELEITDVNNAYINRKMMTHDVLDGWWMDSGESKDALLEANILVKKSGANKI; encoded by the coding sequence GTGAAAGGGATAATACTGGCCGGGGGGCTTGGAACACGGCTTCACCCGCTTACAAGAATTACCAATAAACATTTATTGCCGGTTTATGATAAACCGATGATTTATTACCCTATTCAGATGCTTGTAAACGCCGGGATAGAGGATATCATGGTGGTGACAGGCGGAAGCAATTCCGGGGATTTTTTACGGCTTTTGGGCAACGGAAAAGAGTTTGGGTTAAAGCGCCTTCATTACGGTTATCAGGACGGCGAAGGCGGTATTGCCGACGCTTTACGGACTGCGCAGGAATTTGTGGGCAACGATAAAATGGTGGTTGTGCTTGGGGATAATATAATAGAAAAGAACATTAAAAAAGCCGCCGCGGATTTTAAGAAACAGAAAAAGGGCGCGAAGATAATCCTTAAAGAAGTTGATAACCCCAAAGAATACGGCGTGGCCGAAGTGGTTAACGGTAAAGTTAAAAGAATCATAGAAAAGCCAAAAGACCCTGTTTCTAACCTTGCCGTAATCGGCATATATTTTTACCCCCCGGAAGTCTTTAATATAATAGGAAAGTTAAAACCCAGCAAAAGGGGCGAACTTGAAATAACTGACGTTAACAACGCCTACATAAACAGAAAGATGATGACCCATGACGTGCTTGACGGATGGTGGATGGACAGCGGTGAATCTAAAGACGCCCTTTTGGAAGCCAACATACTTGTAAAAAAGAGCGGCGCGAATAAAATATAA
- a CDS encoding rubrerythrin family protein codes for MDSGTMQRILLYQKNEITESIVYGLMAGRAKGKNREVLTKISKDEMTHYNYFKKITGTDTKPDRLRIFIYTVTAALFGMTFSVKMMENGEVKAEHNYENAEDSLPGIRKIINDEVKHEEALVKQLEEDAVEHMGSMILAVNNSIQEITGIVVGLTFALANSIMVGKTALVSGVAATLAMAASEYLSQKTDIGDKKALKAAIYAGTVYIFVTAAIVTPFFLVANHLAALSYSLCAVAVILTAFTFYMSVVKNTDYKKAFLEVSGITAVVIGMSLAVGMLIKHIFGN; via the coding sequence ATGGACAGCGGTACAATGCAAAGGATACTTCTTTATCAGAAAAATGAAATCACGGAAAGCATAGTTTACGGGCTTATGGCAGGCAGGGCGAAAGGAAAGAACAGGGAAGTCTTAACGAAGATATCCAAAGATGAAATGACGCATTATAATTACTTTAAAAAAATAACCGGGACAGATACAAAGCCTGACAGGCTAAGGATATTCATATACACTGTTACCGCCGCGCTGTTTGGCATGACTTTTTCCGTGAAAATGATGGAGAACGGCGAAGTGAAAGCAGAGCATAATTATGAAAACGCCGAAGACAGCCTTCCCGGAATAAGAAAAATAATAAATGATGAAGTAAAGCATGAAGAAGCCCTGGTAAAGCAGCTGGAGGAAGACGCTGTGGAGCACATGGGGTCAATGATACTGGCTGTAAATAATTCCATACAGGAGATCACGGGCATAGTGGTGGGGCTAACTTTTGCCCTGGCAAATTCAATTATGGTGGGTAAAACCGCACTTGTAAGCGGAGTGGCAGCCACTTTGGCCATGGCAGCTTCCGAATACCTCTCGCAAAAAACAGATATAGGCGATAAAAAAGCGCTAAAGGCCGCGATATATGCCGGCACAGTTTATATTTTTGTAACAGCCGCGATTGTAACGCCGTTCTTTCTGGTTGCTAATCATCTGGCCGCGCTTTCTTACTCGCTCTGCGCGGTTGCGGTGATACTGACAGCATTTACTTTTTATATGTCCGTGGTTAAAAACACAGACTATAAAAAGGCATTTTTGGAAGTTTCCGGGATAACGGCGGTGGTAATAGGCATGTCACTGGCAGTCGGAATGCTTATCAAACATATTTTTGGGAATTAA